In Flavobacterium sp. CBA20B-1, the following are encoded in one genomic region:
- a CDS encoding transposase, whose product MKQTRRKFSSEFKAKVAIEALKERETLQELALKFELHPNQISQWKQEFLEKSSQVFDTKKAVKESEVEISELYNKIGKLEMEKEFLKKNLKRFGL is encoded by the coding sequence ATGAAACAAACAAGAAGAAAATTTTCGTCGGAATTCAAGGCTAAGGTAGCAATAGAAGCTTTGAAAGAAAGAGAAACGCTCCAAGAATTAGCGTTAAAATTTGAGTTACACCCGAATCAAATATCGCAGTGGAAACAGGAGTTTTTAGAGAAGTCCTCACAGGTTTTTGACACAAAAAAGGCGGTCAAAGAATCAGAAGTCGAAATTTCGGAGCTTTATAACAAGATTGGGAAACTAGAAATGGAGAAAGAATTCCTAAAAAAAAACTTGAAACGCTTCGGTCTGTAA
- a CDS encoding IS3 family transposase: MSYERVRRLMRKANIVPIYPRRSLTQRGDNKYIYSYLLKNLSITEVNQVWQVDITYIPMRNGFMYMTAIIDVHSRYIVGWGLSNSLEASESIRVVEQAIKAHGKPKILNSDQGTQFTCYEYTKYLKSEGIQISMDGKGRALDNIYIERFWRTLKYQYIYLNPKENGLELYLGIRDWLERYHNRRHQEIAMQKPKMKYKKAA; encoded by the coding sequence ATGAGTTATGAACGCGTGAGAAGACTGATGCGTAAGGCAAATATTGTCCCCATCTATCCGCGAAGAAGCCTTACCCAAAGAGGAGATAATAAATACATTTATTCCTACTTGCTAAAAAACTTATCCATCACCGAAGTTAATCAAGTTTGGCAGGTGGATATTACCTACATTCCTATGAGAAACGGATTTATGTACATGACTGCCATCATCGATGTCCATAGCAGATATATTGTCGGCTGGGGATTGAGCAACAGTTTGGAAGCTTCAGAAAGTATCCGAGTCGTTGAACAAGCCATAAAAGCACATGGAAAACCTAAAATACTCAATTCTGACCAAGGAACACAGTTCACTTGTTATGAATATACAAAGTACTTAAAATCAGAAGGAATCCAGATTTCGATGGATGGCAAAGGAAGAGCTCTGGACAATATCTACATTGAGCGATTTTGGAGAACTCTTAAATATCAGTATATTTATCTCAATCCCAAAGAAAATGGATTAGAATTGTATTTAGGAATCAGAGACTGGTTAGAACGATATCATAACAGAAGGCATCAAGAAATAGCAATGCAGAAACCAAAAATGAAATATAAAAAAGCAGCCTAA
- a CDS encoding TonB-dependent receptor, protein MKKILFVSFFMTLNLCVYAQNTFKAVIKDSEKKEPLMGVTAQVTGTTIATISDENGQIILTGIANGLQEIQFSYIGFAQRTDSFNFPLEDTAPIEILLYEQSEDLEEIVISSTRSTRTIQNIPTRIEFIGSEELDEKGNMKAGDIRMLLAESTGIHVQTTSPTSANASIRIQGLDGRYTQILKDGFPIYSGASRGLGLLQIPPLDLKQVEVIKGSTSTLYGGGAIAGLVNLISKTPTEERDLRFHLNGTSGRGLDINGFYGQKFKKIGTTIFASHNRNGAYDPAQIGLSAIPQFERYVLNPKLFVYFNDKTKMNFDINTTIENRLGGDMLYIKGKGDNTHQYFEENKTQRYSTQFVFDHTVNENRFVQIKNSVSYFNRNTAIPNYEFEGTQTATFTEASYTHSKEKSEWVTGVNIWTDNFKEKQMTAFPLRDYNQTTFGAFFQNSFKATDWLQLETGLRTDYVIDYGAVFLPRVSALFQIANGLTSRIGGGFGYKTPTIFTEESERIQYQNVMPIDDNTNKLEKSYGANADINYRTNIGDDWTFSINHLFFYTYLDNPLLLQNIATNTYQFINSSGYIHTKGTETNIKIGYDDFKLFLGYTFTDTRLIENGTNTENPLTPKHRINSVLMYEIEDKWKIGLEAYYFSPQKLNDGTTGKDYVICGFMAEKIWERFSLYINFENFFDTRQTRFDNIYTGTITNPVFKDIYAPLDGFVINGGIKFRL, encoded by the coding sequence ATGAAAAAAATACTCTTTGTGTCATTTTTTATGACACTCAACCTTTGTGTATATGCACAAAATACGTTCAAAGCTGTAATTAAAGACAGCGAAAAAAAAGAGCCTTTAATGGGCGTAACCGCACAAGTAACAGGCACTACAATCGCCACAATTTCCGATGAAAACGGACAGATTATATTAACAGGTATTGCAAACGGTTTGCAAGAAATTCAATTTAGTTATATCGGTTTTGCCCAACGTACCGACAGCTTTAATTTTCCGTTAGAAGATACAGCTCCGATTGAAATCCTACTTTATGAACAATCGGAAGATTTGGAAGAAATCGTTATTTCATCAACAAGAAGTACAAGAACTATCCAAAATATCCCCACACGTATTGAGTTTATAGGAAGTGAGGAGTTAGACGAAAAAGGCAATATGAAAGCAGGGGATATTCGTATGCTTTTGGCAGAAAGCACAGGCATCCACGTACAAACCACATCGCCCACAAGTGCCAATGCAAGTATTCGTATTCAGGGGCTTGACGGACGATATACGCAAATTTTAAAAGACGGTTTTCCTATTTATTCGGGTGCTTCGAGAGGATTGGGTTTGTTGCAAATTCCACCGCTTGACTTAAAGCAGGTTGAAGTTATTAAAGGTTCAACATCTACGCTGTACGGTGGTGGAGCAATAGCAGGTTTGGTAAATCTGATTTCCAAGACACCAACGGAAGAAAGGGATTTGCGTTTTCATTTAAACGGAACATCGGGCAGGGGTTTAGACATCAATGGTTTTTACGGACAGAAGTTTAAGAAAATCGGAACGACAATATTTGCTTCGCATAATCGCAACGGAGCTTATGACCCTGCACAAATCGGGCTTTCTGCCATTCCCCAATTTGAAAGGTATGTACTGAACCCTAAATTATTTGTTTACTTCAATGATAAAACAAAAATGAACTTCGACATTAACACCACCATTGAAAACCGTTTGGGTGGCGATATGCTTTACATCAAAGGCAAAGGCGATAACACACACCAATATTTTGAAGAAAACAAAACACAACGCTATTCTACCCAATTTGTTTTTGACCATACGGTAAACGAAAACCGTTTTGTACAGATAAAGAACAGCGTAAGTTATTTTAACCGCAATACAGCTATTCCCAATTACGAGTTTGAGGGAACGCAAACAGCCACTTTTACGGAAGCAAGCTATACCCACAGCAAAGAAAAGTCAGAATGGGTAACAGGCGTTAATATTTGGACGGACAATTTTAAAGAAAAGCAGATGACCGCATTTCCGTTGAGAGATTACAACCAAACCACATTCGGGGCTTTCTTTCAAAATTCTTTTAAGGCTACGGATTGGCTTCAATTGGAAACAGGTTTAAGAACGGATTACGTGATAGATTACGGAGCTGTTTTTTTACCGAGAGTATCGGCATTGTTTCAGATTGCAAACGGATTGACTTCACGTATCGGGGGCGGATTTGGCTACAAAACACCAACCATTTTTACAGAAGAAAGCGAACGCATACAATATCAAAACGTAATGCCTATTGACGATAATACCAATAAATTGGAAAAAAGCTACGGAGCAAATGCAGATATAAATTACCGTACTAATATTGGCGATGATTGGACATTCAGCATAAATCATTTATTCTTTTACACCTATTTGGATAACCCTTTGTTGCTTCAAAATATAGCTACAAATACATATCAGTTCATCAATTCATCGGGCTACATTCATACCAAAGGAACAGAAACAAATATCAAAATCGGTTATGATGATTTTAAATTGTTTTTGGGCTACACTTTTACCGATACCCGATTGATTGAAAACGGAACAAATACCGAAAATCCACTAACACCAAAACACCGCATTAACTCTGTACTTATGTATGAAATAGAGGATAAATGGAAAATCGGTTTGGAAGCCTATTATTTTAGTCCGCAAAAGCTCAATGACGGAACAACAGGAAAAGACTATGTTATATGTGGCTTTATGGCTGAAAAAATTTGGGAACGGTTTTCTTTGTACATCAACTTTGAAAATTTCTTTGATACAAGACAGACACGTTTCGACAACATTTATACAGGTACAATAACCAACCCTGTTTTTAAAGACATCTATGCACCATTAGACGGATTTGTAATTAACGGAGGAATAAAATTTAGACTTTAA
- a CDS encoding cation transporter, translating to MNKTIFNITKMDCPSEEQLIRMKLQNFDTVKSLEFDIPNRKLNVYHSGNPEPIFSALETLNLNTTLISTEETNAVVETDTSNSQRKLLWTVLIINFVFFGLEMLFGIFSNSMGLVADSLDMLADSIVYALALFAVGGTIARKNNIAKFAGYFQILLAVIGFVEVIRRFIGIEAMPDFKTMIIVSVLALIANVLCLYLLQKNKSKEAHMQASMIFTSNDVIINSGVIVAGILVNWLNSSYPDLIIGAIVFVVVARGAYRILKLAK from the coding sequence ATGAATAAAACCATATTTAATATAACAAAAATGGATTGCCCAAGTGAGGAGCAATTAATCCGTATGAAACTGCAAAACTTTGATACGGTAAAGTCATTGGAATTTGATATTCCCAATAGAAAACTAAATGTTTACCATAGTGGAAACCCAGAGCCGATTTTTTCAGCTTTGGAAACCTTGAACCTAAATACAACGCTGATTTCAACCGAAGAAACTAACGCAGTTGTTGAAACAGATACAAGCAATAGCCAACGGAAACTACTATGGACGGTATTGATTATCAATTTCGTTTTCTTTGGATTGGAAATGTTGTTCGGTATTTTTTCCAACTCAATGGGATTAGTAGCGGATAGCTTGGATATGCTTGCCGATAGCATCGTTTACGCATTGGCTTTGTTTGCTGTTGGGGGTACGATTGCAAGAAAAAACAATATCGCCAAATTTGCAGGTTACTTTCAAATCCTGTTAGCCGTTATCGGTTTTGTTGAAGTTATCAGACGTTTTATCGGAATAGAAGCGATGCCCGATTTCAAAACAATGATTATTGTTTCTGTTTTGGCATTGATAGCAAACGTACTTTGTCTTTACCTATTGCAAAAGAACAAGAGTAAAGAAGCCCATATGCAGGCTTCGATGATTTTCACGTCAAACGATGTTATAATCAATTCGGGGGTTATCGTTGCAGGAATTTTGGTCAATTGGTTAAACTCGAGCTATCCCGATTTGATTATCGGAGCTATTGTATTTGTAGTAGTGGCAAGAGGGGCATATAGAATATTGAAATTGGCAAAGTAG
- a CDS encoding lytic transglycosylase domain-containing protein, translating to MKKIIIIIYVLIILSEKSYSQSQDTIFLKNDDKFLNSIQLNENTNNIFNLSLNIYKENFYFLNNKTSLDIEYNDVTYYYVKKYLSYKWLPKIIGLSTYYFPLFESKLAQYGLPKELKYLAIVESNLNPRAVSSAGAKGIWQFMPETGKQYGLYNDNYVDLFYDPVASTDAAARYLKDLYNKFGDWNLAISAYNCGPGKIEALIKSYKTKNYWKLRPYMPKETQAYVPTFIAINYIFNFYKEHQMKPLYFKYSFFDFKIIRNEKDQTINKDELFKFSNPHILKNYLPKGIYYYKIKER from the coding sequence ATGAAAAAGATTATTATAATCATATACGTTTTAATAATCCTCTCAGAAAAAAGCTATTCGCAATCTCAAGATACCATTTTTTTAAAAAATGATGACAAATTTCTTAATAGTATACAACTAAACGAAAATACGAACAATATTTTTAATTTATCACTAAATATTTATAAAGAGAATTTTTATTTTTTAAATAATAAAACATCTCTTGATATAGAATACAATGATGTCACATATTATTATGTAAAAAAATACCTGTCTTATAAATGGCTACCTAAAATAATTGGCCTTTCAACCTATTATTTTCCATTATTTGAATCAAAATTAGCGCAATATGGTTTACCCAAAGAATTGAAATATTTAGCCATTGTTGAATCAAACTTAAACCCACGAGCAGTATCATCAGCAGGAGCTAAGGGAATTTGGCAATTTATGCCAGAAACAGGTAAACAATACGGATTGTATAATGATAACTATGTTGACTTATTCTATGATCCTGTTGCTTCAACAGATGCGGCAGCACGTTATTTAAAAGATTTATATAATAAATTTGGAGACTGGAATTTAGCAATCTCGGCTTATAATTGCGGACCTGGAAAAATTGAAGCTTTAATAAAGAGCTATAAAACCAAAAACTACTGGAAATTACGCCCTTATATGCCTAAAGAAACCCAAGCGTATGTACCTACGTTTATTGCCATTAACTATATTTTCAATTTCTATAAGGAGCATCAAATGAAACCATTATATTTTAAATATTCTTTTTTCGATTTTAAGATTATCCGGAATGAAAAAGATCAAACCATAAATAAAGATGAACTATTCAAATTTAGTAATCCTCATATTCTTAAAAATTATCTGCCAAAAGGGATATATTATTACAAAATAAAAGAGCGATGA
- a CDS encoding DUF4138 domain-containing protein: MIKLFSIALLLIGFKVNAQIQVLKASKDKFITVQFPAKVDFYQNSVSIHDKFGIRQVDDILFIQFLEPNVQETNLFVKTVDNKTYNFLLRYDEDPTDLTVRIDAGNITNESQSNAKSLPVNSSNISQKLLKESGYIKSRNISSYKNIKVILNGIYVNSDKMYVLMRIDNNSNINYDVNAFKFYITNSKGIATSEQTVDVNILQVTPDLKALPKGKNKIVFMFDKFSVGDDKQLLFELTEKNGDRNLSFKILASLIDNARYYN, encoded by the coding sequence ATGATAAAGTTATTTTCAATCGCATTACTATTAATCGGATTTAAGGTAAATGCACAGATACAAGTTTTAAAAGCCTCAAAAGATAAATTCATAACGGTACAATTCCCTGCGAAAGTTGATTTTTATCAAAACTCTGTGTCTATACACGATAAATTCGGAATTCGGCAAGTAGATGATATTTTGTTTATACAATTTCTTGAACCAAACGTTCAGGAAACCAACTTATTTGTAAAAACAGTTGATAATAAAACATACAATTTTTTATTACGATACGATGAAGATCCAACAGACCTTACTGTTCGAATTGATGCAGGAAATATAACGAATGAATCGCAATCAAACGCTAAATCATTACCGGTTAATAGTTCCAACATAAGTCAGAAGCTTTTGAAGGAATCTGGATATATAAAAAGCCGTAATATCTCATCTTATAAAAATATCAAGGTTATTTTAAATGGTATTTATGTGAATAGTGATAAGATGTATGTTTTAATGCGAATTGATAACAATAGCAATATCAATTACGATGTGAATGCCTTCAAATTTTATATTACTAACTCCAAAGGTATTGCTACGAGTGAACAAACAGTTGATGTTAATATTCTCCAAGTAACTCCTGATTTAAAAGCGCTTCCTAAAGGTAAAAATAAAATAGTTTTTATGTTCGATAAATTCTCTGTAGGAGATGACAAACAACTTCTGTTTGAATTAACAGAGAAAAACGGAGATAGGAATTTAAGTTTCAAAATTTTAGCATCATTAATTGATAACGCACGCTATTACAATTAA
- the traM gene encoding conjugative transposon protein TraM — translation MNWDFKNLSEEDKCKFIVYTIFGIISIGVIGIGFSFAGGEDSSNKEVSTMDIPLSSKKEQYETRLQALKKFDTVRGDPNQRMTQFFARKKENDIEGNIDYFNQNKSETNFNTSYEPIHQQVDNTTPVRKSNYNRYGNSSMWQVEEPQNSNIGYSSANNYVENRVQQMEQRTTVQTTETYVKNVVSVEQSKKEIFENGKQVRNGTIQAVVRGTQEVKNGQTLRFQTNADGFIGGVKIPRNTSLFGIVRFNQYRAEITIETTNINGSIVPVNLVVYSNDGLKGIPISLDESLKQGRNSAVDDVARSGGILGKVGSVVGSVVSNKVKEPSVKFIDNQKVLLIQK, via the coding sequence ATGAATTGGGATTTTAAAAATTTAAGTGAAGAAGATAAATGTAAATTCATTGTTTATACCATTTTCGGAATTATATCAATAGGTGTAATTGGTATTGGTTTTTCGTTCGCAGGTGGTGAGGATTCATCAAATAAGGAAGTTAGTACTATGGATATTCCTTTATCTTCAAAAAAAGAACAGTACGAAACAAGGCTACAAGCTTTAAAAAAATTTGATACCGTTAGGGGGGATCCAAATCAACGAATGACTCAATTTTTTGCAAGAAAAAAGGAGAATGATATAGAGGGTAATATAGATTACTTTAATCAGAATAAATCGGAAACAAATTTTAATACTAGTTATGAACCGATTCATCAGCAAGTAGATAATACTACTCCAGTCCGAAAATCGAATTACAACCGATACGGAAATTCATCCATGTGGCAAGTAGAAGAACCTCAAAATAGTAACATTGGGTATTCATCAGCCAATAATTACGTTGAAAACAGAGTACAGCAAATGGAACAACGTACTACTGTTCAAACTACCGAAACTTATGTGAAGAATGTTGTTTCCGTAGAACAATCAAAAAAGGAAATATTCGAAAATGGCAAACAAGTACGAAATGGTACGATTCAGGCAGTTGTTAGAGGTACACAAGAAGTTAAAAACGGACAAACGTTACGGTTTCAAACCAATGCAGATGGTTTTATTGGTGGAGTCAAAATTCCACGTAATACGTCCTTATTTGGTATTGTTCGCTTTAATCAATATCGTGCCGAAATTACCATAGAAACTACAAATATTAATGGATCTATCGTGCCTGTTAATCTAGTAGTTTATAGTAATGATGGTTTAAAAGGAATTCCCATCTCTTTAGATGAAAGTTTAAAACAAGGAAGAAATAGCGCAGTGGATGATGTGGCTAGAAGTGGTGGTATTTTAGGTAAAGTGGGAAGTGTTGTGGGCAGTGTAGTATCTAATAAAGTTAAAGAACCTTCTGTAAAATTTATTGATAATCAAAAAGTCTTATTAATTCAAAAATGA
- a CDS encoding TraG family conjugative transposon ATPase, which yields MKSYQTKYRSTNDTTLAIDQNKIWAANGVFAMAFHVDLPEKYSLGEDDLEAINDFWHKAFKYLPTNTIICKQDIYAQNNFSTHTWSDTNFLQKSTKSYFNNRPYLEHSCNLFFVQSSIDTFFNDKIQNPFKRLTKKKFTQYDDKIRSFIDAVENTISFLINQKLNSGNAFRIQPFTFEETMAYEDFFFNGFTHDVITDRIFEKDHIQIGDKFLAAVCINDEKQMPETINSYKLDKDFSTANYKFFQSNGDIFGFDLNFDHVYNQIIFIDDSKKHTRDLEKRNEQLEKSQRFSNENKIGFDQTKLIIEDVINERDHVQIVRGHNNIIAMASNIEDLKIRTNQIIQKCRELDIKAYLPISNYLNATFNYSFPLFAQYFSNRQTYRANLDLAVSLFNNTTNYKSDKEGILFNSRFNSNIPVRVDTWDENKKYMNARNFFIVAPTGYGKSFLANHIFRNFNEQNNSKTVIIDLGGSYKKLSALYPDTAYITYQEGQSLGINPFFIEGEISSKKIEELTLFVQTHYRRDRLPSQKESTALKKIIEYYYQTKNRNNDSCFSFLNFVDFVENSKDNLLSTLEIDSDYFDLREFLFLLSDFRKNGLYEFLYREDEHTIIQSLTDKRIIVFELDEIKDNELLLTIMLQLIGITIEDIIWKDKSTRGYIFFDEFAKQLKFEGVLNKVEYFFQAVRKQNSAIGIVLQSITQLPENTTAQSIIENTQMLYVLNAKDYREIQKRFHLSEHAYNQLVSIQSNFSAERPYSEVFIMRGNVHGVYRLETPQEVFWAYQTEGSKNQELMNYYEEYGDMEKTITKMISNK from the coding sequence ATGAAAAGTTACCAAACAAAATATCGAAGTACGAATGATACTACATTAGCTATAGATCAAAATAAAATTTGGGCAGCCAATGGAGTGTTTGCTATGGCATTTCATGTTGATTTGCCTGAAAAATATTCTTTGGGAGAAGATGATCTTGAAGCTATTAATGATTTTTGGCATAAAGCGTTTAAATATCTGCCTACAAATACGATTATTTGTAAACAGGATATTTATGCTCAAAATAATTTCAGTACGCATACTTGGTCTGATACTAACTTTTTGCAAAAATCTACTAAAAGTTATTTTAATAATCGTCCTTATTTAGAACATTCCTGCAATCTATTCTTTGTACAATCAAGTATCGATACGTTTTTCAATGATAAAATTCAAAATCCTTTTAAACGGCTAACTAAAAAGAAATTTACCCAGTATGACGATAAAATCAGAAGTTTTATAGACGCTGTTGAGAATACCATTTCCTTTTTGATTAATCAAAAACTTAACAGTGGTAATGCGTTCCGTATTCAACCTTTTACTTTTGAGGAAACTATGGCGTATGAAGATTTCTTTTTCAATGGTTTTACACATGATGTAATTACGGATCGTATTTTTGAAAAAGATCATATTCAGATAGGAGATAAATTTTTGGCAGCTGTTTGTATCAACGATGAGAAGCAAATGCCTGAAACTATTAATTCGTATAAATTAGATAAAGACTTCTCCACTGCAAATTATAAATTCTTTCAAAGTAATGGTGATATTTTTGGGTTCGATTTAAACTTCGATCACGTGTATAATCAAATCATTTTTATTGATGATAGTAAGAAGCACACTCGTGATTTAGAAAAAAGAAATGAACAACTGGAGAAGTCCCAAAGATTTTCTAATGAGAACAAAATTGGGTTTGATCAAACCAAATTAATAATAGAAGATGTAATCAACGAGCGAGATCATGTACAAATTGTTCGTGGCCATAATAACATTATTGCTATGGCATCGAATATTGAAGATTTAAAAATACGTACGAATCAAATTATTCAAAAGTGCCGAGAATTAGATATTAAAGCGTATTTACCTATTTCGAATTATTTGAATGCTACCTTTAATTACTCATTCCCTTTGTTTGCACAGTATTTTTCTAATCGACAAACTTATCGTGCAAATTTAGATTTAGCTGTTTCGTTATTCAATAATACCACGAATTATAAGAGCGATAAAGAAGGGATTTTATTCAATTCTCGCTTTAATTCTAATATTCCTGTGCGAGTGGATACTTGGGATGAAAACAAAAAATATATGAATGCGCGAAACTTCTTCATTGTTGCTCCTACAGGTTATGGAAAGTCGTTTTTAGCGAATCATATTTTTAGAAATTTTAATGAACAAAATAACAGTAAAACCGTTATTATTGATTTGGGAGGATCTTATAAAAAGCTATCTGCACTTTATCCGGATACAGCTTATATTACCTATCAAGAAGGACAAAGCTTAGGTATTAATCCTTTTTTTATAGAGGGAGAAATATCTTCTAAAAAGATTGAAGAATTAACGCTCTTTGTTCAAACGCATTACAGAAGGGATCGGCTTCCAAGTCAGAAAGAAAGTACTGCCCTAAAAAAAATTATAGAATATTATTATCAAACGAAAAACAGAAATAATGATTCGTGTTTTTCCTTTTTAAACTTTGTTGATTTTGTAGAAAATTCAAAGGATAATCTTTTATCTACTTTAGAAATTGATTCGGATTATTTTGATTTAAGAGAGTTCCTGTTTTTGTTGTCTGATTTTAGAAAAAATGGATTGTATGAGTTCCTTTATCGGGAAGATGAACATACAATTATTCAATCATTAACCGATAAAAGAATTATTGTTTTTGAGTTAGACGAAATAAAGGATAATGAGCTTTTGCTTACTATTATGTTGCAGTTAATCGGGATTACTATTGAGGATATTATTTGGAAAGATAAATCCACAAGAGGATATATCTTTTTTGATGAATTCGCTAAACAATTAAAATTCGAAGGAGTTTTAAATAAAGTGGAATATTTCTTCCAAGCGGTACGTAAACAAAACTCGGCAATTGGTATTGTTCTACAATCAATTACCCAATTACCAGAAAATACTACCGCCCAATCTATTATTGAAAATACTCAAATGTTATATGTTCTCAATGCTAAAGATTACCGTGAAATTCAGAAGCGTTTTCATTTATCGGAGCACGCGTATAATCAATTAGTTTCTATACAAAGTAATTTTTCTGCGGAACGTCCCTACTCGGAAGTTTTTATTATGCGTGGAAATGTTCACGGTGTTTATCGATTAGAAACTCCTCAGGAAGTGTTTTGGGCATATCAAACGGAAGGTAGTAAGAATCAAGAACTGATGAATTATTACGAAGAGTATGGTGATATGGAAAAAACAATTACAAAGATGATAAGTAATAAATAA
- a CDS encoding virulence-associated E family protein: protein MRTVRPIQNYFDNLPNNEDETDYITELANTIISTNQDLWQVCFKKWFVAMVACVINEKVTNQTVIVFSGKQSVGKTTWIEKLISKSLKDYMFSVTIKPNNKDTLIHLAECMLINLDEIENLNLTEIGTLKELITKTHIRMRKAYGHNNEPLTRRASFAGSVNTT, encoded by the coding sequence TTGCGAACAGTTCGACCCATTCAAAATTATTTTGATAACCTGCCAAACAATGAAGATGAAACCGACTACATCACAGAGCTTGCCAACACCATTATCAGCACAAATCAGGATTTATGGCAGGTATGTTTCAAAAAATGGTTTGTCGCAATGGTAGCCTGCGTAATCAACGAAAAAGTAACCAACCAAACCGTAATCGTATTCAGCGGAAAACAAAGCGTAGGAAAAACAACGTGGATAGAAAAGCTGATATCAAAGTCTTTAAAGGATTATATGTTTTCGGTGACAATCAAGCCAAATAATAAAGATACCTTGATACACTTGGCAGAATGTATGCTAATCAATTTGGACGAAATCGAAAACTTAAACCTTACCGAAATCGGTACACTCAAAGAGCTGATAACAAAAACGCATATCCGTATGCGTAAAGCTTATGGACATAACAACGAACCCCTTACACGCAGGGCATCGTTTGCAGGCAGTGTAAACACCACCTAA